A single Gasterosteus aculeatus chromosome 2, fGasAcu3.hap1.1, whole genome shotgun sequence DNA region contains:
- the csde1 gene encoding cold shock domain-containing protein E1 isoform X18, with the protein MGSPWKGFVEFTLPASPPTAFVSADLSSTSPVGLSLSPYGRSMSFDPGMLHNNGHTAYANGTGPGIRETGLVEKLLTSYGFIQCSERQARLFFHCSQYNGNLQELKIGDDVEFEVSSDRRTGKPIAVKLLKIKPEVLPEERISGQVGPDLHAYPFTVLHGYIHPVVSAIPVHLDGKSAPGQAPTGSVCYERNGEVFYLTYTPDDVEGNIHLDTGDKVSFYMDTNKHTGAVSARNIQLVKKKQMRCQGVVCATKEAFGFIERADVVKEIFFHYSEFKGDLEALQAGDDVEFTIKDRNGKEVATEVRLLPQGTVIFEDISIEQFEGTVVKVIPKVPTKNQNDPLPGRISSRIGFNDKELPFGEKDTKSKVTLLEGDHIQFNISTDRRDKLERATNIDILPDTFDFTKETREMGVIAAIRDGFGFIKCVDRDARMFFHFSEVLEESQLHISDEVEFTVVPDMLSAQRNHAVRIKKLPKGSVSFNTQSEQRFMGVVEKEVVATNTKNASPTKAKEKEAEEGVIAYEDCGVKLTVPYHIKDIEGGGYPQAGDKVEFCINEVKRTGLQSAVSVRVLNRNASNAKRLLGFVATLKDNFGFIETANHDQEIFFHYSEMCGDLENLELGDTVEYTLSKGKGNKVSAEKVTKVAAVNGISEDVDATVMMGKVIRPLRSVDPSQTEYQGLIEITEEGATKGSNYPFGIMGMLNKADCLQKGELVKFHVCTVAQTGQKMASNVVPQRRAMVECVKDQFGFITYEVGESKKLFFHVKEVQDGLELQTGDEVEFSVVLNQRTGKCSACNVRRVSEGPKPVATPRPDRLVNRLKSITLDDASAPRLVIVRQPRGPDNSKGFNVERKTRQPGVID; encoded by the exons ATGGGCAGCCCCTGGAAAGGCTTTGTTGAGTTTACCTTGCCTGCGTCGCCACCCACCGCGTTCGTTAGCGCTGACCTGAGCAGCACCTCCCCCGTCGGACTCAGCCTGTCGCCATATGGCCGATCC ATGAGTTTTGACCCAGGCATGCTCCATAACAATGGGCACACTGCGTACGCTAACGGCACGGGACCCGGCATCCGAGAGACTGGTTTGGTGGAGAAGCTGCTGACGTCGTACGGGTTCATTCAGTGCTCAGAGCGTCAGGCTCGCTTATTTTTCCACTGCTCCCAGTACAACGGCAACCTGCAGGAGCTTAAAATAGGAG ATGATGTAGAGTTTGAGGTATCCTCTGACAGGCGCACTGGCAAGCCCATAGCAGTGAAGCTGCTAAAGATAAAGCCAGAGGTGCTGCCAGAGGAGCGCATCTCGGGCCAGGTGGGGCCAGACCTGCACGCCTATCCCTTTACTGTGCTGCATGGTTATATTCATCCA GTTGTCTCCGCAATCCCGGTCCACTTGGACGGGAAGTCGGCGCCCGGTCAGGCGCCCACTGGCAGCGTTTGTTACGAAAGAAACGGG GAGGTGTTCTACCTTACATACACACCCGACGACGTGGAGGGAAACATCCACCTGGACACGGGCGACAAAGTCAGCTTCTACATGGACACCAACAAGCA TACTGGTGCAGTGAGCGCTCGTAATATTCAACTTGTGAAGAAAAAGCAGATGAGGTGCCAGGGTGTGGTGTGTGCTACAAAG GAGGCCTTTGGGTTCATTGAGCGGGCCGATGTGGTGAAGGAGATCTTCTTCCACTACAGCGAGTTCAAAGGTGACCTTGAGGCTCTGCAGGCCGGGGACGACGTCGAGTTCACCATCAAGGACCGAAAT GGCAAAGAGGTGGCCACCGAGGTGAGGCTGCTCCCCCAGGGAACGGTGATCTTCGAGGACATCAGCATTGAGCAGTTTGAGGGAACCGTCGTCAAGGTCATTCCCAAGGTCCCCACCAAAAACCAG AACGACCCCCTTCCAGGCCGGATCAGTTCCCGCATCGGTTTCAACGACAAGGAGCTGCCGTTCGGCGAGAAGGACACAAAGTCCAAAGTGACCCTTCTGGAGGGCGACCACATTCAGTTCAACATCTCCACCGACCGCAGGGACAAGCTGGAGCGGGCCACCAACATCGACATCCTCCCCGACACCTTCGACTTCACCAAGGAGACCCGTGAAATG GGCGTGATCGCCGCGATACGCGACGGCTTTGGCTTCATCAAGTGTGTCGACCGGGACGCCAGGATGTTCTTCCACTTCAGTGAAGTCCTGGAGGAAAGCCAGCTGCACATCTCAGATGAAGTGGAGTTCACTGTTGTGCCC GACATGCTGTCTGCTCAGAGGAACCACGCGGTGCGCATCAAGAAGCTGCCCAAGGGCTCGGTGTCCTTCAATACCCAGTCTGAGCAGCGCTTCATGGGTGTGGTGGAGAAGGAAGTTGTGGCAACCAACACAAAGAACGCTAGTCCCACCAAGGCCAAGGAAAag GAGGCCGAGGAAGGAGTGATTGCATATGAAGACTGTGGCGTGAAGCTCACGGTGCCGTACCATATCAAGGACATAGAGGGGGGAGGATACCCACAGGCTGGAGACAAG GTGGAGTTCTGCATCAACGAAGTGAAGCGCACCGGCCTGCAGAGCGCCGTGTCCGTTCGGGTCCTCAACCGCAATGCCTCAAACGCCAAGAGACTGCTCGGGTTTGTCGCCACGCTCAAAGACAACTTCGGCTTCATTGAGACTGCAAATCACGACCAGGAGATTTTCTTTCACTACAG TGAAATGTGTGGGGACTTGGAGAACTTGGAGCTGGGCGACACGGTGGAGTACACTCTCTCTaagggaaaaggaaacaaagtCAGTGCCGAGAAGGTTACCAAAGTGGCTGCAG TGAATGGCATTAGCGAGGATGTTGACGCCACGGTGATGATGGGGAAGGTCATCCGTCCCTTGCGTAGTGTGGACCCCTCCCAGACGGAATACCAAGGGCTCATTGAAATCACAGAAGAGG GTGCAACGAAAGGCTCCAACTATCCCTTTGGAATCATGGGTATGTTGAACAAAGCCGATTGCCTGCAGAAAGGAGAACTTGTGAAGTTTCACGTTTGCACCGTGGCCCAAACTGGACAGAAGATGGCCTCCAACGTGGTCCCTCAGCGCAGAGCGATGGTGGAGTGCGTCAAAGACCAG TTTGGCTTCATCACATATGAAGTTGGTGAGAGCAAGAAGCTGTTCTTCCATGTAAAAGAGGTGCAAGACGGCCTAGAGCTCCAGACCGGGGATGAGGTGGAGTTCTCAGTCGTCCTCAATCAACGCACAGGGAAATGTAGTGCCTGCAACGTACGCAGAGTCAG CGAGGGGCCGAAACCAGTGGCAACCCCGCGCCCGGATCGCCTGGTGAACCGGCTAAAGAGCATCACCCTCGACGACGCCAGCGCTCCACGCCTGGTGATTGTGAGACAGCCTCGTGGTCCTGACAATTCAAAG GGCTTTAATGTGGAGCGCAAGACTCGCCAGCCCGGCGTCATTGACTGA
- the csde1 gene encoding cold shock domain-containing protein E1 isoform X23 translates to MGSPWKGFVEFTLPASPPTAFVSADLSSTSPVGLSLSPYGRSMSFDPGMLHNNGHTAYANGTGPGIRETGLVEKLLTSYGFIQCSERQARLFFHCSQYNGNLQELKIGDDVEFEVSSDRRTGKPIAVKLLKIKPEVLPEERISGQVVSAIPVHLDGKSAPGQAPTGSVCYERNGEVFYLTYTPDDVEGNIHLDTGDKVSFYMDTNKHTGAVSARNIQLVKKKQMRCQGVVCATKEAFGFIERADVVKEIFFHYSEFKGDLEALQAGDDVEFTIKDRNGKEVATEVRLLPQGTVIFEDISIEQFEGTVVKVIPKVPTKNQNDPLPGRISSRIGFNDKELPFGEKDTKSKVTLLEGDHIQFNISTDRRDKLERATNIDILPDTFDFTKETREMGVIAAIRDGFGFIKCVDRDARMFFHFSEVLEESQLHISDEVEFTVVPDMLSAQRNHAVRIKKLPKGSVSFNTQSEQRFMGVVEKEVVATNTKNASPTKAKEKEAEEGVIAYEDCGVKLTVPYHIKDIEGGGYPQAGDKVEFCINEVKRTGLQSAVSVRVLNRNASNAKRLLGFVATLKDNFGFIETANHDQEIFFHYSEMCGDLENLELGDTVEYTLSKGKGNKVSAEKVTKVAAVNGISEDVDATVMMGKVIRPLRSVDPSQTEYQGLIEITEEGATKGSNYPFGIMGMLNKADCLQKGELVKFHVCTVAQTGQKMASNVVPQRRAMVECVKDQFGFITYEVGESKKLFFHVKEVQDGLELQTGDEVEFSVVLNQRTGKCSACNVRRVSEGPKPVATPRPDRLVNRLKSITLDDASAPRLVIVRQPRGPDNSKGFNVERKTRQPGVID, encoded by the exons ATGGGCAGCCCCTGGAAAGGCTTTGTTGAGTTTACCTTGCCTGCGTCGCCACCCACCGCGTTCGTTAGCGCTGACCTGAGCAGCACCTCCCCCGTCGGACTCAGCCTGTCGCCATATGGCCGATCC ATGAGTTTTGACCCAGGCATGCTCCATAACAATGGGCACACTGCGTACGCTAACGGCACGGGACCCGGCATCCGAGAGACTGGTTTGGTGGAGAAGCTGCTGACGTCGTACGGGTTCATTCAGTGCTCAGAGCGTCAGGCTCGCTTATTTTTCCACTGCTCCCAGTACAACGGCAACCTGCAGGAGCTTAAAATAGGAG ATGATGTAGAGTTTGAGGTATCCTCTGACAGGCGCACTGGCAAGCCCATAGCAGTGAAGCTGCTAAAGATAAAGCCAGAGGTGCTGCCAGAGGAGCGCATCTCGGGCCAG GTTGTCTCCGCAATCCCGGTCCACTTGGACGGGAAGTCGGCGCCCGGTCAGGCGCCCACTGGCAGCGTTTGTTACGAAAGAAACGGG GAGGTGTTCTACCTTACATACACACCCGACGACGTGGAGGGAAACATCCACCTGGACACGGGCGACAAAGTCAGCTTCTACATGGACACCAACAAGCA TACTGGTGCAGTGAGCGCTCGTAATATTCAACTTGTGAAGAAAAAGCAGATGAGGTGCCAGGGTGTGGTGTGTGCTACAAAG GAGGCCTTTGGGTTCATTGAGCGGGCCGATGTGGTGAAGGAGATCTTCTTCCACTACAGCGAGTTCAAAGGTGACCTTGAGGCTCTGCAGGCCGGGGACGACGTCGAGTTCACCATCAAGGACCGAAAT GGCAAAGAGGTGGCCACCGAGGTGAGGCTGCTCCCCCAGGGAACGGTGATCTTCGAGGACATCAGCATTGAGCAGTTTGAGGGAACCGTCGTCAAGGTCATTCCCAAGGTCCCCACCAAAAACCAG AACGACCCCCTTCCAGGCCGGATCAGTTCCCGCATCGGTTTCAACGACAAGGAGCTGCCGTTCGGCGAGAAGGACACAAAGTCCAAAGTGACCCTTCTGGAGGGCGACCACATTCAGTTCAACATCTCCACCGACCGCAGGGACAAGCTGGAGCGGGCCACCAACATCGACATCCTCCCCGACACCTTCGACTTCACCAAGGAGACCCGTGAAATG GGCGTGATCGCCGCGATACGCGACGGCTTTGGCTTCATCAAGTGTGTCGACCGGGACGCCAGGATGTTCTTCCACTTCAGTGAAGTCCTGGAGGAAAGCCAGCTGCACATCTCAGATGAAGTGGAGTTCACTGTTGTGCCC GACATGCTGTCTGCTCAGAGGAACCACGCGGTGCGCATCAAGAAGCTGCCCAAGGGCTCGGTGTCCTTCAATACCCAGTCTGAGCAGCGCTTCATGGGTGTGGTGGAGAAGGAAGTTGTGGCAACCAACACAAAGAACGCTAGTCCCACCAAGGCCAAGGAAAag GAGGCCGAGGAAGGAGTGATTGCATATGAAGACTGTGGCGTGAAGCTCACGGTGCCGTACCATATCAAGGACATAGAGGGGGGAGGATACCCACAGGCTGGAGACAAG GTGGAGTTCTGCATCAACGAAGTGAAGCGCACCGGCCTGCAGAGCGCCGTGTCCGTTCGGGTCCTCAACCGCAATGCCTCAAACGCCAAGAGACTGCTCGGGTTTGTCGCCACGCTCAAAGACAACTTCGGCTTCATTGAGACTGCAAATCACGACCAGGAGATTTTCTTTCACTACAG TGAAATGTGTGGGGACTTGGAGAACTTGGAGCTGGGCGACACGGTGGAGTACACTCTCTCTaagggaaaaggaaacaaagtCAGTGCCGAGAAGGTTACCAAAGTGGCTGCAG TGAATGGCATTAGCGAGGATGTTGACGCCACGGTGATGATGGGGAAGGTCATCCGTCCCTTGCGTAGTGTGGACCCCTCCCAGACGGAATACCAAGGGCTCATTGAAATCACAGAAGAGG GTGCAACGAAAGGCTCCAACTATCCCTTTGGAATCATGGGTATGTTGAACAAAGCCGATTGCCTGCAGAAAGGAGAACTTGTGAAGTTTCACGTTTGCACCGTGGCCCAAACTGGACAGAAGATGGCCTCCAACGTGGTCCCTCAGCGCAGAGCGATGGTGGAGTGCGTCAAAGACCAG TTTGGCTTCATCACATATGAAGTTGGTGAGAGCAAGAAGCTGTTCTTCCATGTAAAAGAGGTGCAAGACGGCCTAGAGCTCCAGACCGGGGATGAGGTGGAGTTCTCAGTCGTCCTCAATCAACGCACAGGGAAATGTAGTGCCTGCAACGTACGCAGAGTCAG CGAGGGGCCGAAACCAGTGGCAACCCCGCGCCCGGATCGCCTGGTGAACCGGCTAAAGAGCATCACCCTCGACGACGCCAGCGCTCCACGCCTGGTGATTGTGAGACAGCCTCGTGGTCCTGACAATTCAAAG GGCTTTAATGTGGAGCGCAAGACTCGCCAGCCCGGCGTCATTGACTGA
- the csde1 gene encoding cold shock domain-containing protein E1 isoform X14, protein MGSPWKGFVEFTLPASPPTAFVSADLSSTSPVGLSLSPYGRSMSFDPGMLHNNGHTAYANGTGPGIRETGLVEKLLTSYGFIQCSERQARLFFHCSQYNGNLQELKIGDDVEFEVSSDRRTGKPIAVKLLKIKPEVLPEERISGQVGPDLHAYPFTVLHGYIHPVVSAIPVHLDGKSAPGQAPTGSVCYERNGEVFYLTYTPDDVEGNIHLDTGDKVSFYMDTNKHTGAVSARNIQLVKKKQMRCQGVVCATKEAFGFIERADVVKEIFFHYSEFKGDLEALQAGDDVEFTIKDRNGKEVATEVRLLPQGTVIFEDISIEQFEGTVVKVIPKVPTKNQNDPLPGRISSRIGFNDKELPFGEKDTKSKVTLLEGDHIQFNISTDRRDKLERATNIDILPDTFDFTKETREMGVIAAIRDGFGFIKCVDRDARMFFHFSEVLEESQLHISDEVEFTVVPVGPVYKLFTKDMLSAQRNHAVRIKKLPKGSVSFNTQSEQRFMGVVEKEVVATNTKNASPTKAKEKEAEEGVIAYEDCGVKLTVPYHIKDIEGGGYPQAGDKVEFCINEVKRTGLQSAVSVRVLNRNASNAKRLLGFVATLKDNFGFIETANHDQEIFFHYSEMCGDLENLELGDTVEYTLSKGKGNKVSAEKVTKVAAVNGISEDVDATVMMGKVIRPLRSVDPSQTEYQGLIEITEEGATKGSNYPFGIMGMLNKADCLQKGELVKFHVCTVAQTGQKMASNVVPQRRAMVECVKDQFGFITYEVGESKKLFFHVKEVQDGLELQTGDEVEFSVVLNQRTGKCSACNVRRVSEGPKPVATPRPDRLVNRLKSITLDDASAPRLVIVRQPRGPDNSKGFNVERKTRQPGVID, encoded by the exons ATGGGCAGCCCCTGGAAAGGCTTTGTTGAGTTTACCTTGCCTGCGTCGCCACCCACCGCGTTCGTTAGCGCTGACCTGAGCAGCACCTCCCCCGTCGGACTCAGCCTGTCGCCATATGGCCGATCC ATGAGTTTTGACCCAGGCATGCTCCATAACAATGGGCACACTGCGTACGCTAACGGCACGGGACCCGGCATCCGAGAGACTGGTTTGGTGGAGAAGCTGCTGACGTCGTACGGGTTCATTCAGTGCTCAGAGCGTCAGGCTCGCTTATTTTTCCACTGCTCCCAGTACAACGGCAACCTGCAGGAGCTTAAAATAGGAG ATGATGTAGAGTTTGAGGTATCCTCTGACAGGCGCACTGGCAAGCCCATAGCAGTGAAGCTGCTAAAGATAAAGCCAGAGGTGCTGCCAGAGGAGCGCATCTCGGGCCAGGTGGGGCCAGACCTGCACGCCTATCCCTTTACTGTGCTGCATGGTTATATTCATCCA GTTGTCTCCGCAATCCCGGTCCACTTGGACGGGAAGTCGGCGCCCGGTCAGGCGCCCACTGGCAGCGTTTGTTACGAAAGAAACGGG GAGGTGTTCTACCTTACATACACACCCGACGACGTGGAGGGAAACATCCACCTGGACACGGGCGACAAAGTCAGCTTCTACATGGACACCAACAAGCA TACTGGTGCAGTGAGCGCTCGTAATATTCAACTTGTGAAGAAAAAGCAGATGAGGTGCCAGGGTGTGGTGTGTGCTACAAAG GAGGCCTTTGGGTTCATTGAGCGGGCCGATGTGGTGAAGGAGATCTTCTTCCACTACAGCGAGTTCAAAGGTGACCTTGAGGCTCTGCAGGCCGGGGACGACGTCGAGTTCACCATCAAGGACCGAAAT GGCAAAGAGGTGGCCACCGAGGTGAGGCTGCTCCCCCAGGGAACGGTGATCTTCGAGGACATCAGCATTGAGCAGTTTGAGGGAACCGTCGTCAAGGTCATTCCCAAGGTCCCCACCAAAAACCAG AACGACCCCCTTCCAGGCCGGATCAGTTCCCGCATCGGTTTCAACGACAAGGAGCTGCCGTTCGGCGAGAAGGACACAAAGTCCAAAGTGACCCTTCTGGAGGGCGACCACATTCAGTTCAACATCTCCACCGACCGCAGGGACAAGCTGGAGCGGGCCACCAACATCGACATCCTCCCCGACACCTTCGACTTCACCAAGGAGACCCGTGAAATG GGCGTGATCGCCGCGATACGCGACGGCTTTGGCTTCATCAAGTGTGTCGACCGGGACGCCAGGATGTTCTTCCACTTCAGTGAAGTCCTGGAGGAAAGCCAGCTGCACATCTCAGATGAAGTGGAGTTCACTGTTGTGCCCGTAGGTCCTGTTTATAAGCTTTTCACAAAA GACATGCTGTCTGCTCAGAGGAACCACGCGGTGCGCATCAAGAAGCTGCCCAAGGGCTCGGTGTCCTTCAATACCCAGTCTGAGCAGCGCTTCATGGGTGTGGTGGAGAAGGAAGTTGTGGCAACCAACACAAAGAACGCTAGTCCCACCAAGGCCAAGGAAAag GAGGCCGAGGAAGGAGTGATTGCATATGAAGACTGTGGCGTGAAGCTCACGGTGCCGTACCATATCAAGGACATAGAGGGGGGAGGATACCCACAGGCTGGAGACAAG GTGGAGTTCTGCATCAACGAAGTGAAGCGCACCGGCCTGCAGAGCGCCGTGTCCGTTCGGGTCCTCAACCGCAATGCCTCAAACGCCAAGAGACTGCTCGGGTTTGTCGCCACGCTCAAAGACAACTTCGGCTTCATTGAGACTGCAAATCACGACCAGGAGATTTTCTTTCACTACAG TGAAATGTGTGGGGACTTGGAGAACTTGGAGCTGGGCGACACGGTGGAGTACACTCTCTCTaagggaaaaggaaacaaagtCAGTGCCGAGAAGGTTACCAAAGTGGCTGCAG TGAATGGCATTAGCGAGGATGTTGACGCCACGGTGATGATGGGGAAGGTCATCCGTCCCTTGCGTAGTGTGGACCCCTCCCAGACGGAATACCAAGGGCTCATTGAAATCACAGAAGAGG GTGCAACGAAAGGCTCCAACTATCCCTTTGGAATCATGGGTATGTTGAACAAAGCCGATTGCCTGCAGAAAGGAGAACTTGTGAAGTTTCACGTTTGCACCGTGGCCCAAACTGGACAGAAGATGGCCTCCAACGTGGTCCCTCAGCGCAGAGCGATGGTGGAGTGCGTCAAAGACCAG TTTGGCTTCATCACATATGAAGTTGGTGAGAGCAAGAAGCTGTTCTTCCATGTAAAAGAGGTGCAAGACGGCCTAGAGCTCCAGACCGGGGATGAGGTGGAGTTCTCAGTCGTCCTCAATCAACGCACAGGGAAATGTAGTGCCTGCAACGTACGCAGAGTCAG CGAGGGGCCGAAACCAGTGGCAACCCCGCGCCCGGATCGCCTGGTGAACCGGCTAAAGAGCATCACCCTCGACGACGCCAGCGCTCCACGCCTGGTGATTGTGAGACAGCCTCGTGGTCCTGACAATTCAAAG GGCTTTAATGTGGAGCGCAAGACTCGCCAGCCCGGCGTCATTGACTGA
- the csde1 gene encoding cold shock domain-containing protein E1 isoform X6, whose amino-acid sequence MGSPWKGFVEFTLPASPPTAFVSADLSSTSPVGLSLSPYGRSHIQALPPVSGMERGSSEPPVARNTDAAPSTSTVPVPRSSSFSCRPQPGSKKHKRTPLYQRSMSFDPGMLHNNGHTAYANGTGPGIRETGLVEKLLTSYGFIQCSERQARLFFHCSQYNGNLQELKIGDDVEFEVSSDRRTGKPIAVKLLKIKPEVLPEERISGQVVSAIPVHLDGKSAPGQAPTGSVCYERNGEVFYLTYTPDDVEGNIHLDTGDKVSFYMDTNKHTGAVSARNIQLVKKKQMRCQGVVCATKEAFGFIERADVVKEIFFHYSEFKGDLEALQAGDDVEFTIKDRNGKEVATEVRLLPQGTVIFEDISIEQFEGTVVKVIPKVPTKNQNDPLPGRISSRIGFNDKELPFGEKDTKSKVTLLEGDHIQFNISTDRRDKLERATNIDILPDTFDFTKETREMGVIAAIRDGFGFIKCVDRDARMFFHFSEVLEESQLHISDEVEFTVVPVGPVYKLFTKDMLSAQRNHAVRIKKLPKGSVSFNTQSEQRFMGVVEKEVVATNTKNASPTKAKEKKKDKVKVVDKEAEEGVIAYEDCGVKLTVPYHIKDIEGGGYPQAGDKVEFCINEVKRTGLQSAVSVRVLNRNASNAKRLLGFVATLKDNFGFIETANHDQEIFFHYSEMCGDLENLELGDTVEYTLSKGKGNKVSAEKVTKVAAVNGISEDVDATVMMGKVIRPLRSVDPSQTEYQGLIEITEEGATKGSNYPFGIMGMLNKADCLQKGELVKFHVCTVAQTGQKMASNVVPQRRAMVECVKDQFGFITYEVGESKKLFFHVKEVQDGLELQTGDEVEFSVVLNQRTGKCSACNVRRVSEGPKPVATPRPDRLVNRLKSITLDDASAPRLVIVRQPRGPDNSKGFNVERKTRQPGVID is encoded by the exons ATGGGCAGCCCCTGGAAAGGCTTTGTTGAGTTTACCTTGCCTGCGTCGCCACCCACCGCGTTCGTTAGCGCTGACCTGAGCAGCACCTCCCCCGTCGGACTCAGCCTGTCGCCATATGGCCGATCC caTATTCAGGCGCTACCCCCAGTGAGCGGAATGGAGAGGGGCTCCTCAGAACCCCCAGTAGCTCGCAACACCGACGCCGCCCCGTCTACTTCCACCGTGCCCGtcccccgctcctcctccttctcctgccgCCCCCAGCCAGGAAGTAAAAAACACAAGCGGACCCCCTTGTATCAGAGATCA ATGAGTTTTGACCCAGGCATGCTCCATAACAATGGGCACACTGCGTACGCTAACGGCACGGGACCCGGCATCCGAGAGACTGGTTTGGTGGAGAAGCTGCTGACGTCGTACGGGTTCATTCAGTGCTCAGAGCGTCAGGCTCGCTTATTTTTCCACTGCTCCCAGTACAACGGCAACCTGCAGGAGCTTAAAATAGGAG ATGATGTAGAGTTTGAGGTATCCTCTGACAGGCGCACTGGCAAGCCCATAGCAGTGAAGCTGCTAAAGATAAAGCCAGAGGTGCTGCCAGAGGAGCGCATCTCGGGCCAG GTTGTCTCCGCAATCCCGGTCCACTTGGACGGGAAGTCGGCGCCCGGTCAGGCGCCCACTGGCAGCGTTTGTTACGAAAGAAACGGG GAGGTGTTCTACCTTACATACACACCCGACGACGTGGAGGGAAACATCCACCTGGACACGGGCGACAAAGTCAGCTTCTACATGGACACCAACAAGCA TACTGGTGCAGTGAGCGCTCGTAATATTCAACTTGTGAAGAAAAAGCAGATGAGGTGCCAGGGTGTGGTGTGTGCTACAAAG GAGGCCTTTGGGTTCATTGAGCGGGCCGATGTGGTGAAGGAGATCTTCTTCCACTACAGCGAGTTCAAAGGTGACCTTGAGGCTCTGCAGGCCGGGGACGACGTCGAGTTCACCATCAAGGACCGAAAT GGCAAAGAGGTGGCCACCGAGGTGAGGCTGCTCCCCCAGGGAACGGTGATCTTCGAGGACATCAGCATTGAGCAGTTTGAGGGAACCGTCGTCAAGGTCATTCCCAAGGTCCCCACCAAAAACCAG AACGACCCCCTTCCAGGCCGGATCAGTTCCCGCATCGGTTTCAACGACAAGGAGCTGCCGTTCGGCGAGAAGGACACAAAGTCCAAAGTGACCCTTCTGGAGGGCGACCACATTCAGTTCAACATCTCCACCGACCGCAGGGACAAGCTGGAGCGGGCCACCAACATCGACATCCTCCCCGACACCTTCGACTTCACCAAGGAGACCCGTGAAATG GGCGTGATCGCCGCGATACGCGACGGCTTTGGCTTCATCAAGTGTGTCGACCGGGACGCCAGGATGTTCTTCCACTTCAGTGAAGTCCTGGAGGAAAGCCAGCTGCACATCTCAGATGAAGTGGAGTTCACTGTTGTGCCCGTAGGTCCTGTTTATAAGCTTTTCACAAAA GACATGCTGTCTGCTCAGAGGAACCACGCGGTGCGCATCAAGAAGCTGCCCAAGGGCTCGGTGTCCTTCAATACCCAGTCTGAGCAGCGCTTCATGGGTGTGGTGGAGAAGGAAGTTGTGGCAACCAACACAAAGAACGCTAGTCCCACCAAGGCCAAGGAAAag AAAAAAGACAAG GTTAAGGTTGTAGATAAG GAGGCCGAGGAAGGAGTGATTGCATATGAAGACTGTGGCGTGAAGCTCACGGTGCCGTACCATATCAAGGACATAGAGGGGGGAGGATACCCACAGGCTGGAGACAAG GTGGAGTTCTGCATCAACGAAGTGAAGCGCACCGGCCTGCAGAGCGCCGTGTCCGTTCGGGTCCTCAACCGCAATGCCTCAAACGCCAAGAGACTGCTCGGGTTTGTCGCCACGCTCAAAGACAACTTCGGCTTCATTGAGACTGCAAATCACGACCAGGAGATTTTCTTTCACTACAG TGAAATGTGTGGGGACTTGGAGAACTTGGAGCTGGGCGACACGGTGGAGTACACTCTCTCTaagggaaaaggaaacaaagtCAGTGCCGAGAAGGTTACCAAAGTGGCTGCAG TGAATGGCATTAGCGAGGATGTTGACGCCACGGTGATGATGGGGAAGGTCATCCGTCCCTTGCGTAGTGTGGACCCCTCCCAGACGGAATACCAAGGGCTCATTGAAATCACAGAAGAGG GTGCAACGAAAGGCTCCAACTATCCCTTTGGAATCATGGGTATGTTGAACAAAGCCGATTGCCTGCAGAAAGGAGAACTTGTGAAGTTTCACGTTTGCACCGTGGCCCAAACTGGACAGAAGATGGCCTCCAACGTGGTCCCTCAGCGCAGAGCGATGGTGGAGTGCGTCAAAGACCAG TTTGGCTTCATCACATATGAAGTTGGTGAGAGCAAGAAGCTGTTCTTCCATGTAAAAGAGGTGCAAGACGGCCTAGAGCTCCAGACCGGGGATGAGGTGGAGTTCTCAGTCGTCCTCAATCAACGCACAGGGAAATGTAGTGCCTGCAACGTACGCAGAGTCAG CGAGGGGCCGAAACCAGTGGCAACCCCGCGCCCGGATCGCCTGGTGAACCGGCTAAAGAGCATCACCCTCGACGACGCCAGCGCTCCACGCCTGGTGATTGTGAGACAGCCTCGTGGTCCTGACAATTCAAAG GGCTTTAATGTGGAGCGCAAGACTCGCCAGCCCGGCGTCATTGACTGA